Proteins co-encoded in one Bacillus infantis NRRL B-14911 genomic window:
- the queG gene encoding tRNA epoxyqueuosine(34) reductase QueG gives MNYSELKQDIIDYSKTIGIDKIGFASASTFGEMKSRLIRQQELDYQSGFEEPDIDKRTEPALLLDEPMSIISIALAYPSKMKTRVVSKRGERRGIFCRASWGTDYHTVLRDRLGKLEAYIRERLPEARLKSMVDTGELVDRAVAERAGIGWSGKNCSIITPEFGSYVYLGEMITNLPLEPDEPIEDGCGSCNLCVDVCPTGALVGGGQLDSKRCIAFLTQTKGFLEEEFRVKIGNRLYGCDTCQTVCPKNKGMDFHFHEEMEPDPEIAKPLLKPLLHMSNREFKDKFGHVSGSWRGKKPIQRNAIIALAHYKDESAVDDLIQVMVSDPRPVIKGTAAWALGKIGGLKAREAVEAALVKETDEEVRREMENSLYMFS, from the coding sequence ATGAACTACTCAGAGCTTAAACAGGATATCATCGATTACAGCAAAACGATCGGCATTGATAAGATCGGATTCGCCTCTGCCAGCACTTTCGGGGAGATGAAGAGCAGGCTCATCAGACAGCAGGAGCTTGATTACCAATCAGGCTTTGAAGAGCCTGATATTGATAAAAGGACAGAACCGGCCCTATTGCTAGATGAGCCGATGTCCATCATTTCCATTGCCCTTGCTTATCCTTCAAAGATGAAGACCCGCGTTGTCAGCAAAAGGGGTGAGCGGCGCGGCATTTTCTGCCGGGCCTCCTGGGGGACGGACTATCATACTGTTTTGCGGGACCGGCTCGGGAAGCTTGAGGCATATATCCGTGAAAGGCTGCCTGAGGCGAGGCTCAAATCAATGGTCGATACAGGCGAGCTTGTGGACCGGGCGGTCGCTGAAAGGGCCGGTATTGGGTGGAGCGGCAAAAATTGTTCCATCATTACGCCAGAATTCGGCTCTTACGTATATTTGGGAGAAATGATCACAAATCTTCCGCTCGAGCCGGATGAACCAATCGAAGACGGGTGCGGTTCGTGCAATCTTTGCGTCGATGTCTGCCCGACAGGCGCGCTTGTCGGCGGCGGCCAGCTGGATTCCAAGCGCTGCATCGCCTTCCTGACACAGACAAAGGGCTTTCTTGAGGAAGAATTCAGGGTGAAAATCGGCAACAGGCTTTATGGCTGTGATACATGCCAGACAGTCTGCCCGAAAAATAAGGGCATGGATTTTCATTTCCATGAAGAAATGGAGCCGGATCCTGAAATTGCCAAACCGCTGTTAAAGCCTCTGCTTCATATGAGCAACAGGGAGTTTAAGGATAAGTTCGGCCATGTATCGGGGTCATGGAGAGGCAAGAAGCCGATCCAGCGGAATGCCATCATTGCCCTGGCCCATTACAAGGATGAATCAGCTGTGGATGATCTGATCCAAGTGATGGTATCGGATCCAAGGCCGGTTATAAAGGGAACGGCTGCCTGGGCACTCGGGAAGATCGGCGGGCTGAAGGCAAGGGAAGCGGTCGAGGCTGCCCTTGTAAAGGAGACGGACGAAGAAGTGCGCAGGGAAATGGAAAACAGCTTATATATGTTCAGCTAA
- a CDS encoding PrkA family serine protein kinase, with product MDILKKIEMYRHEEEKLKWEGTFREYLDIVKEKPWVAQSAHSRVYSMIKDAGVEDDKGKKRYKFFSNQLFGLEESLERLVEEYFHPSAKRLDVRKRILLLMGPVSGGKSTLVTMLKRGLEAYSLTDRGAVFAIKGCPMHEDPLHLIPHHLRKDFFDEYGIRIEGNLSPLNMMRLEQEYGGRIEDVVVERIFFSEDKRTGIGTFSPSDPKSQDIADLTGSIDFSTIAEYGSESDPRAYRFDGELNKANRGMMEFQEMLKCDEKFLWHLLSLTQEGNFKAGRFALISADELIVAHTNETEYRSFISNKKNEALHSRIIVMPVPYNLKVTEEEKIYEKMISESDVSDVHIAPHTLKVAAMFTTLTRLKEPKKGDIDLVKKMRLYDGESVEGYNRADVEELQKEYPDEGMSGIDPRYVINRISSTIIRKEITSINALDVLRSLKEGLDQHPSITAELKERYLNFISLARKEYDDIAKKEVQKAFVYSYEESAKTLMDNYLDNVEAYCNKAKLRDPLTGEEINPDEKLMRSIEEQIGISENAKKAFREEILIRISAYARKGKRFDYNSHDRLREAIQKKLFADLKDVVKITTSSKTPDEQQLKKVNEVVARLIDEHGYNSTSANELLRYVGSLLNR from the coding sequence ATGGATATTTTAAAAAAAATCGAGATGTACAGACACGAAGAGGAAAAGCTTAAATGGGAAGGGACATTCAGGGAGTATTTAGACATTGTCAAAGAGAAGCCATGGGTAGCCCAGTCAGCACATTCCAGGGTATACAGTATGATAAAGGATGCCGGTGTCGAAGACGATAAAGGGAAAAAGCGTTATAAATTTTTCAGCAATCAGCTGTTCGGGCTTGAAGAATCGCTTGAACGGCTTGTGGAGGAATATTTCCATCCTTCTGCTAAAAGGCTTGATGTCAGGAAAAGGATCTTGCTTCTGATGGGTCCTGTGAGCGGAGGGAAATCAACGCTCGTCACGATGCTAAAACGCGGGCTTGAAGCGTATTCCCTGACCGACAGGGGTGCAGTATTTGCAATCAAAGGCTGCCCGATGCATGAAGACCCGCTCCATTTGATTCCGCATCATCTGCGCAAGGACTTTTTCGATGAGTATGGAATCAGAATTGAAGGGAATCTGTCTCCGCTGAATATGATGCGGCTTGAGCAGGAGTATGGGGGACGGATTGAAGACGTTGTGGTTGAGAGGATCTTTTTCTCAGAGGATAAACGGACCGGGATCGGAACATTCAGCCCGTCTGATCCGAAATCCCAGGATATTGCCGATCTTACCGGCAGCATAGATTTCTCCACGATTGCCGAATATGGTTCAGAGTCTGACCCGCGGGCCTACCGGTTTGACGGGGAGCTGAATAAGGCGAACAGGGGGATGATGGAGTTCCAGGAGATGCTGAAATGCGATGAGAAATTCCTCTGGCATCTGCTCTCTCTCACACAGGAAGGCAATTTCAAGGCAGGGCGGTTTGCGCTCATTTCTGCGGATGAACTGATTGTGGCGCATACAAATGAAACAGAGTACCGTTCCTTCATTTCCAATAAGAAAAACGAGGCGCTTCATTCCCGGATCATTGTCATGCCTGTCCCTTATAATCTAAAGGTGACAGAAGAAGAAAAAATCTATGAAAAAATGATCAGTGAGAGCGATGTTTCTGATGTCCATATTGCACCGCACACGCTTAAGGTGGCAGCGATGTTTACGACCTTGACGAGGCTGAAGGAACCTAAAAAGGGTGATATTGACCTGGTGAAGAAAATGAGGCTCTATGACGGAGAAAGCGTGGAAGGCTACAACCGCGCAGACGTGGAGGAGCTGCAAAAGGAATATCCTGATGAAGGTATGAGCGGAATTGATCCGCGTTATGTCATCAACCGGATCTCATCCACAATCATCCGGAAAGAGATTACTTCAATCAATGCGCTGGATGTTTTGAGATCCCTGAAAGAAGGGCTTGATCAGCATCCGTCGATCACCGCTGAGCTGAAGGAACGCTATTTGAACTTCATTTCACTGGCCCGCAAAGAGTATGATGATATTGCCAAGAAGGAAGTCCAGAAAGCATTTGTCTACTCATATGAAGAATCCGCCAAAACACTCATGGACAATTATCTGGACAATGTGGAGGCATACTGCAATAAAGCGAAGCTCCGCGATCCACTGACAGGAGAGGAAATCAATCCGGATGAAAAGCTGATGAGGTCGATTGAAGAGCAGATCGGCATCTCGGAAAATGCGAAAAAGGCATTCAGGGAGGAAATCCTGATCCGCATCTCTGCCTATGCAAGGAAAGGCAAGCGGTTTGACTACAATTCGCATGACCGTCTCCGCGAAGCGATCCAGAAGAAGCTGTTTGCAGACCTGAAGGATGTTGTGAAGATTACAACCTCTTCCAAGACCCCTGACGAGCAGCAGCTGAAAAAGGTGAATGAAGTTGTTGCAAGACTCATTGATGAGCACGGCTATAATTCTACTTCTGCAAATGAGCTGCTGCGGTATGTTGGAAGTTTGCTGAACAGATAA
- a CDS encoding B3/B4 domain-containing protein: MEISISSDLRQKVPGFKVGIIEYENIVVGDSPQMLKGRLQLFQESIFFELEHKNVTEFEGIQEWRQVFKQAGKDPNRYRHSAEALFRRIKKQNYLSTVNSAADLNNFFSLEYQSPIGIYDKSKLEGNVRFRLGHEGEEYTGLNGRPNSLENLIITEDHNGPFGSPFVDSNRAPVTEETTEAVQIIYFRPSLEKDSCARLAESLMGMFLQVHGGEGEFCIVG, encoded by the coding sequence TTGGAAATCAGTATATCGTCTGATTTAAGGCAGAAGGTGCCGGGTTTCAAGGTCGGCATCATTGAGTATGAGAATATTGTCGTCGGAGATTCCCCGCAGATGCTGAAAGGGCGGCTGCAGCTGTTCCAGGAGTCAATTTTCTTTGAGCTCGAGCATAAGAATGTGACAGAATTCGAAGGAATCCAGGAATGGAGGCAGGTGTTCAAGCAGGCGGGAAAAGATCCGAACCGCTACCGCCACTCAGCAGAGGCCCTATTCAGGAGGATCAAGAAGCAGAATTACCTTTCCACCGTGAACAGTGCCGCGGATCTGAATAATTTTTTCTCGCTGGAATATCAGTCTCCTATCGGCATCTATGATAAAAGCAAGCTGGAAGGAAATGTCCGTTTTCGTCTGGGGCATGAAGGAGAAGAATATACGGGCTTGAACGGCAGGCCGAATTCACTTGAGAACCTCATTATCACCGAAGATCATAACGGTCCATTCGGCAGCCCGTTTGTCGACTCCAATCGTGCGCCTGTTACAGAGGAAACAACTGAAGCTGTACAGATCATCTATTTCAGGCCATCTCTTGAAAAAGACAGCTGTGCCAGATTGGCGGAATCCCTTATGGGGATGTTTTTGCAGGTTCATGGAGGAGAAGGGGAATTCTGTATTGTTGGATAA
- a CDS encoding Gfo/Idh/MocA family protein yields MEKLRVGIIGAGGIAQSRHIPALLTLSELASVEAICDIHEETARLTAEKFGVPHAFGDYQDMLEIVDAVVICTPNRYHAEISVAALKAGKHVLCEKPMAITAEECEEMIKASKKSGKQLAIAYHYRFMKEARAAKKVIEENEIGQPIVARAKALRRRKVPGWGVFTNKELQGGGAMIDYGCHFLDLALWLLGSPEPVEVTGTAYNQLSRMEDQVNLWGDYDHQTIEVEDHVTAYIRFANGASLLFETSWMANIKNDEESLGISGLTGGIDVFPFQLNQLKNGMLLNSEAEWLPGEEDPGIPQARNFLNSCLGKEQLIVKPEEALRVSKIIDAIYKSSETGKSIVLE; encoded by the coding sequence ATGGAAAAGCTGCGTGTTGGAATTATCGGAGCCGGCGGGATTGCGCAGAGCCGCCATATCCCCGCACTGCTGACATTATCAGAGCTGGCCTCTGTTGAAGCAATCTGTGATATCCATGAAGAGACTGCCAGGCTTACAGCAGAGAAATTCGGGGTGCCTCACGCCTTTGGGGATTATCAGGATATGCTGGAGATTGTGGACGCTGTTGTGATTTGCACACCCAACCGATATCATGCCGAAATCTCTGTGGCAGCATTGAAAGCAGGAAAGCATGTTCTCTGTGAAAAGCCCATGGCAATAACTGCAGAAGAATGCGAAGAAATGATTAAGGCCTCTAAGAAATCAGGCAAACAGCTGGCGATTGCCTATCATTATCGGTTTATGAAAGAAGCAAGGGCTGCTAAAAAGGTCATAGAGGAAAACGAAATCGGCCAGCCGATCGTTGCCCGGGCAAAGGCACTGAGAAGAAGGAAGGTTCCGGGCTGGGGCGTTTTTACCAATAAAGAGCTGCAGGGAGGAGGCGCCATGATTGACTATGGCTGCCATTTCCTTGATCTTGCTTTATGGCTGCTCGGCAGCCCGGAACCTGTTGAGGTAACGGGCACAGCCTACAATCAACTCAGCAGGATGGAAGACCAGGTGAATCTTTGGGGAGATTATGATCATCAAACCATTGAAGTCGAGGACCATGTGACAGCCTATATCCGCTTTGCGAATGGCGCCTCCCTCCTGTTCGAGACTTCCTGGATGGCCAATATCAAAAATGATGAAGAAAGCCTTGGCATTTCCGGGCTTACCGGAGGAATTGATGTATTTCCATTCCAGCTGAACCAGCTGAAAAATGGGATGCTCCTGAATAGTGAGGCAGAGTGGCTTCCCGGGGAGGAGGATCCCGGCATACCGCAGGCAAGGAATTTTCTCAATAGCTGTCTGGGAAAAGAACAGCTTATTGTTAAGCCGGAAGAGGCCCTGCGTGTATCGAAGATCATTGATGCCATCTATAAAAGCAGTGAAACAGGCAAAAGCATTGTCCTGGAATGA
- a CDS encoding polysaccharide deacetylase, whose protein sequence is MRKWVAAILIAIVLFVLQEGQASAAQRNEYICAVGVNDSVLNLKQNPPFVLEHTAYMPIKDLAAAIGASISIENPDSYTIKKGKSWIRYSVKQQQASTSMGKTAEWKAVVRENILFIPIRSAGEFFGYRVEYLSAGPVVRLVNKGAKMANEQFMSANRAAFYVKKKAVYLTFDDGPAKGMESILDILKNKKAKATFFMIEPQARANPASVKRLVEEGHYPALHSVTHDKNKLYAGNPQNPALEMDKTRKTILSLTGIDSRLVRMPYGSKPYMTGPFRDALVQKGYKMWDWNVDTLDWKYARSSPKTIFENVKKGLQPAAAGGKPPVILMHVNSGTVSMLPQIIDYLYSQGYECQAYNPNAHFSMNFWKDERL, encoded by the coding sequence ATGAGAAAATGGGTGGCTGCTATTTTAATAGCGATTGTGCTGTTTGTACTGCAGGAAGGACAGGCTTCTGCCGCACAAAGGAATGAGTATATATGTGCCGTCGGCGTGAATGACTCTGTTTTGAATTTGAAGCAGAACCCTCCCTTTGTGCTGGAGCATACAGCCTATATGCCTATTAAAGATTTGGCAGCAGCCATTGGAGCCAGCATCTCTATAGAAAATCCTGATAGCTATACGATCAAAAAGGGCAAATCATGGATCCGCTATTCAGTAAAACAACAGCAGGCCTCAACATCCATGGGAAAAACGGCCGAATGGAAAGCGGTGGTCCGGGAAAACATCCTATTCATACCGATCAGGTCAGCCGGCGAGTTTTTTGGCTATAGAGTTGAATACCTCTCAGCCGGCCCTGTCGTCCGTCTGGTGAACAAAGGAGCGAAAATGGCAAACGAACAATTCATGAGCGCCAATAGAGCGGCTTTTTATGTGAAAAAAAAGGCGGTGTACTTAACCTTTGATGATGGACCTGCGAAGGGAATGGAATCCATCCTTGATATTTTGAAGAATAAGAAGGCAAAAGCGACATTCTTTATGATTGAGCCGCAGGCAAGAGCCAACCCGGCTTCTGTTAAGCGGCTGGTGGAGGAAGGGCATTATCCGGCCCTGCACAGTGTTACCCATGATAAAAACAAGCTTTATGCCGGAAACCCGCAAAATCCCGCCCTGGAAATGGATAAGACCAGGAAAACAATATTGAGCCTGACAGGCATTGACTCCAGGCTGGTGAGAATGCCTTATGGAAGCAAGCCTTATATGACAGGGCCGTTCAGGGACGCCCTTGTGCAGAAGGGATATAAAATGTGGGACTGGAATGTTGATACATTAGACTGGAAATATGCAAGGAGCAGTCCGAAGACTATCTTTGAAAATGTGAAAAAAGGGCTTCAGCCGGCGGCTGCAGGCGGGAAGCCCCCAGTCATCCTGATGCATGTGAACAGCGGGACGGTTTCCATGCTGCCGCAGATCATCGATTACCTATACTCACAAGGATATGAATGCCAGGCTTATAACCCCAATGCCCACTTTTCAATGAATTTCTGGAAGGATGAGAGGCTCTAA
- the trmL gene encoding tRNA (uridine(34)/cytosine(34)/5-carboxymethylaminomethyluridine(34)-2'-O)-methyltransferase TrmL, which produces MAIHVVLYQPEIPANTGNIARTCAATDTTLHLIRPLGFSTDDKMLKRAGLDYWQHVTILYYDSLDEFYEKNAGGEFFYLTKFGQKPYTSFEYSDKEKDYYFIFGKETTGLPAEVKENNKDRALRIPMTGNVRSLNLSNTAAILIYEALRQQDYRHLT; this is translated from the coding sequence GTGGCAATACATGTAGTACTATACCAGCCGGAAATCCCGGCCAATACGGGCAATATCGCCCGTACCTGTGCAGCGACAGATACAACCCTGCACCTGATCAGGCCCCTTGGATTTTCCACTGATGACAAAATGCTCAAACGGGCAGGGCTTGACTATTGGCAGCATGTAACAATCCTTTATTATGATTCATTGGATGAGTTTTATGAAAAAAATGCCGGCGGCGAATTCTTCTATTTAACGAAATTCGGGCAGAAGCCGTATACAAGCTTTGAATACAGCGACAAGGAAAAAGATTATTATTTCATTTTCGGCAAAGAAACGACAGGTCTTCCGGCAGAGGTCAAGGAAAATAACAAGGACCGCGCCCTCCGCATTCCGATGACTGGCAATGTGCGGTCATTGAATCTGTCCAACACGGCTGCCATTCTTATTTACGAAGCACTGAGGCAGCAGGATTACCGGCATTTAACATAA
- a CDS encoding amidase domain-containing protein encodes MKKQLQELLEQRVQQCVSHSRNDFRTCPKIERKKDILSRRAGEIVKAKASGKIIEKAGQDADELSTVHYHVHFQYLIKDKDGLYLEEEVEQREAEFYKGVLVGDGEKNPFLHLEEPAALPAEPAADGERAGFRYDRLKAVQYAERWWNDYNPAYKKFEVDCTNYISQCLHAGEAPMRGYPNRSKGWWMRSDNWSYSWTVANSLRWYLPGSRTGLKGKEVGSAELLQPGDVICYDFQGDGRFDHTTIVTAKQSDGTPLVNAHTFNSRMRNWAYEDSTAYTPNIKYKFISIDDES; translated from the coding sequence ATGAAAAAACAGCTTCAGGAGCTGCTGGAGCAGAGGGTTCAGCAGTGTGTGTCCCATTCCCGCAATGACTTTCGCACTTGCCCGAAAATTGAAAGGAAAAAGGATATTCTCTCAAGAAGAGCCGGGGAAATTGTTAAAGCGAAAGCTTCAGGGAAGATTATTGAAAAAGCAGGACAGGATGCAGATGAACTCAGCACTGTCCATTATCATGTCCACTTTCAATATTTGATAAAGGATAAGGACGGATTGTATCTGGAGGAGGAAGTCGAGCAGCGTGAGGCTGAATTTTATAAAGGGGTGCTGGTCGGCGATGGTGAAAAGAATCCGTTCCTTCATTTGGAAGAGCCGGCAGCACTTCCGGCGGAGCCTGCTGCTGATGGGGAAAGGGCGGGATTCAGATATGACCGCCTGAAGGCTGTCCAGTATGCGGAAAGATGGTGGAATGACTATAACCCTGCCTATAAGAAGTTCGAGGTTGACTGCACGAATTATATTTCGCAGTGCCTCCATGCTGGTGAAGCGCCTATGAGGGGCTATCCGAACCGTTCAAAGGGCTGGTGGATGAGGAGCGATAATTGGAGCTACAGCTGGACGGTCGCCAACTCGCTGCGCTGGTATCTGCCGGGCTCCCGGACAGGGCTGAAGGGAAAGGAGGTAGGCAGTGCAGAGCTATTGCAGCCGGGCGATGTGATCTGCTATGATTTCCAGGGCGATGGCCGCTTTGACCATACGACAATCGTGACAGCCAAGCAGAGCGATGGGACACCGCTTGTCAACGCCCATACCTTTAACAGCCGGATGCGCAACTGGGCATACGAAGATTCAACCGCCTATACACCAAATATTAAATACAAGTTCATCAGCATCGATGATGAATCCTGA
- the nfsA gene encoding oxygen-insensitive NADPH nitroreductase: protein MNETVETILAHRSIRKFEERELTRKQVETIVSCAQAASSSSFIQAYTIIGITDPEKKQKLSELAGNQSYVAHNGHFFVFCADLNRHHVLSEMEGKDLSESLESTEKFMVAMIDAALAAQNATVAAESMGLGVCYIGGIRNQLEEAAKVLGTPERVIPLFGLSVGYPAQDPDKKPRLPLEHVYHENGYQQDHEKYKQQLEDYNQTVSAYYAERTQNMRKDTWTGQMAAMLEKPVRMYMKDFVNKNKLDLK, encoded by the coding sequence ATGAACGAAACGGTAGAAACAATACTGGCCCACCGGTCAATCAGAAAATTTGAGGAAAGGGAGCTTACGAGGAAACAGGTGGAAACGATTGTATCCTGTGCCCAGGCCGCTTCCAGCTCAAGCTTCATTCAGGCATACACCATCATCGGCATAACTGATCCAGAAAAGAAACAGAAGCTGTCTGAATTGGCGGGAAACCAGTCCTATGTAGCGCATAACGGGCACTTCTTCGTTTTCTGTGCGGACCTGAACCGCCATCATGTCCTTTCTGAAATGGAAGGGAAGGATTTAAGCGAGTCCCTTGAAAGCACGGAAAAATTCATGGTTGCGATGATTGACGCTGCACTCGCGGCCCAGAATGCAACAGTCGCCGCAGAATCAATGGGCCTTGGCGTCTGCTATATCGGCGGCATCCGCAATCAGCTTGAGGAAGCTGCCAAGGTGCTGGGTACACCAGAAAGGGTCATCCCCCTCTTTGGCCTGAGCGTAGGGTATCCGGCCCAGGATCCCGACAAAAAGCCAAGGCTTCCTTTAGAGCATGTCTATCACGAAAATGGCTACCAGCAGGATCATGAAAAGTATAAACAGCAGCTCGAGGATTATAATCAAACGGTGTCAGCTTATTATGCCGAACGCACGCAAAACATGAGGAAAGACACCTGGACCGGCCAGATGGCAGCTATGCTCGAAAAGCCGGTGAGGATGTATATGAAGGATTTTGTGAATAAGAATAAGCTGGATTTGAAGTGA
- a CDS encoding response regulator transcription factor has protein sequence MKAIIIDDEKHVREGLLMLAEWEKHGISSIFEAEDGEEAIRLIGEVQPDIIFTDMNMPRCDGISLLKWIHGSQCQGKTIVVSGYDDYEYMRNAIYYKSFDYILKPIDPELLNETLERAVNDLAASRLTGEAFREPRESKAAQKENNNIKQIEEFLVQNYHLDITLQDIADRFYLSREYISRKFKQDFQATITDYLTNIRMEKAKELLGSPSLKIYEIAYQVGYQNEKYFSKVFKKLTGYTPNEYRNLPPGSR, from the coding sequence ATGAAGGCAATCATCATCGATGATGAAAAGCATGTCAGGGAAGGGCTTCTTATGCTTGCAGAATGGGAAAAGCATGGAATCAGCTCCATCTTTGAGGCAGAGGACGGGGAAGAGGCTATCAGACTGATCGGCGAAGTGCAGCCTGATATTATTTTTACCGATATGAATATGCCGAGGTGTGACGGCATCAGCCTTTTGAAGTGGATCCATGGTTCCCAATGCCAGGGGAAAACGATCGTTGTCAGCGGCTATGATGACTACGAGTATATGAGGAACGCCATCTATTATAAAAGCTTTGATTATATCTTAAAGCCGATTGATCCGGAACTGCTGAATGAAACGCTCGAAAGGGCAGTCAATGACCTTGCAGCTTCACGTTTGACAGGGGAGGCCTTTAGAGAGCCCAGGGAAAGCAAAGCAGCCCAGAAAGAGAACAATAACATCAAGCAAATCGAAGAGTTTCTGGTGCAGAATTATCATCTTGATATCACACTGCAGGATATCGCTGACCGTTTTTATTTGAGCAGAGAGTATATATCCAGGAAATTCAAACAGGATTTCCAGGCAACCATTACAGATTATTTGACCAATATCCGGATGGAAAAGGCAAAGGAGCTGCTTGGCAGCCCATCTTTGAAAATTTACGAGATTGCCTATCAGGTTGGATACCAGAATGAAAAATATTTCAGCAAGGTTTTTAAAAAGCTGACCGGCTATACACCGAATGAATATCGGAATCTGCCGCCGGGCAGCAGATAG
- a CDS encoding ThuA domain-containing protein codes for MAKVTVWNENQHEQKNAEVRAVYPDGIHGAIASFLEGESFEVRTATLDDDECGLTREVLEDTDVLIWWGHIAHDAVPDEIVDRVKQRVLDGMGLIVLHSGHFSKIFKSLMGTSCDLKWREADEKERIWVVDPSHPIAEGLGEYIELEREEMYGEHFDIPAPDQLVMVSWFEGGEVFRSGCTYQRGKGKVFYFRPGHETYPTYFNKDVQKVIINAVRWAEGSRQPEVKYGNAKPLEHIKGKNGEG; via the coding sequence ATGGCAAAAGTGACGGTATGGAATGAAAATCAGCATGAGCAAAAAAACGCGGAAGTGAGGGCCGTTTATCCTGATGGGATACACGGAGCGATTGCCTCCTTTTTGGAAGGTGAGTCCTTTGAAGTAAGGACAGCGACGCTTGATGACGATGAATGCGGATTAACCCGGGAGGTTCTGGAAGATACAGATGTACTGATCTGGTGGGGGCATATCGCCCACGATGCGGTCCCGGATGAAATTGTTGACAGGGTGAAACAGCGGGTGCTGGACGGCATGGGGCTGATCGTCCTTCATTCAGGCCATTTTTCAAAAATATTTAAATCATTAATGGGAACTTCCTGTGATTTGAAATGGCGGGAAGCAGACGAAAAGGAACGGATCTGGGTCGTGGATCCGAGCCATCCGATTGCGGAAGGGCTGGGGGAGTATATCGAATTGGAGCGGGAGGAAATGTACGGTGAGCATTTTGATATCCCTGCTCCGGACCAGCTCGTGATGGTCAGCTGGTTCGAGGGCGGAGAAGTGTTCCGGAGCGGCTGCACCTATCAGCGCGGGAAAGGAAAAGTATTCTATTTCCGGCCTGGGCATGAAACCTATCCGACTTATTTTAACAAAGATGTTCAAAAGGTCATCATTAATGCTGTCAGGTGGGCAGAAGGATCCCGTCAGCCTGAGGTGAAGTATGGGAATGCTAAGCCGCTGGAGCATATAAAAGGGAAGAACGGGGAGGGGTAA
- a CDS encoding Gfo/Idh/MocA family protein produces MEQIKIGVIGCGSIAKHRHLPEYHLNGRAEIMAVCDIVEERAMDMAALYHAEAYTSYEDLLENPEIDAVSVCTPNYLHAPISIAALKAGKHVLCEKPMAVSVEEAESMIEAARKYGKKLMIGHNQRFVPSHQKARAFIASGEAGKVYSFRTAFGHGGPEGWSADGKDSWFFRKSEAFIGAMGDLGVHKADLIRYLLGEEITQAGAFVEASSKENSDVDDTAVCILKTESGVIGTLAASWSYVSKEDNSTIIYAENAILRLEDDPVNSLVIQYKNGETLKYELGGIQTNEEGKQTQSHVISTFIDSIAEDKEPPVSGEEGLKSLRVVLAALESGQSGKIVRLP; encoded by the coding sequence ATGGAACAGATTAAGATTGGGGTCATCGGGTGCGGCAGCATCGCCAAGCACAGGCATCTGCCGGAATATCACCTGAACGGCAGGGCTGAAATCATGGCTGTCTGTGATATTGTGGAGGAAAGGGCGATGGATATGGCTGCCCTGTATCATGCTGAAGCATATACCAGCTATGAGGATCTGCTGGAAAATCCGGAAATCGATGCAGTGAGCGTGTGCACACCGAATTATCTGCATGCCCCCATCTCCATAGCCGCCCTGAAGGCAGGTAAGCATGTTCTTTGTGAAAAGCCGATGGCTGTGTCGGTGGAGGAAGCGGAGAGCATGATAGAAGCGGCAAGGAAATATGGGAAAAAGCTTATGATCGGCCATAATCAGCGGTTTGTGCCTTCCCATCAGAAAGCCCGTGCGTTTATAGCGAGCGGGGAAGCGGGCAAGGTATACAGCTTCAGAACCGCTTTTGGGCATGGCGGACCAGAGGGCTGGAGTGCGGATGGGAAGGACAGCTGGTTTTTCCGGAAAAGCGAGGCGTTTATTGGGGCGATGGGAGACCTTGGAGTACATAAAGCCGACCTGATCCGCTATTTGCTGGGAGAGGAGATCACACAGGCCGGCGCTTTTGTGGAAGCAAGCTCAAAGGAAAACAGCGATGTGGACGATACAGCTGTCTGCATTTTAAAAACGGAAAGCGGTGTGATCGGAACCCTGGCAGCCAGCTGGTCCTACGTATCAAAAGAAGATAATTCAACTATCATCTATGCTGAGAATGCGATCCTCAGGCTTGAGGACGACCCTGTCAATTCTCTCGTCATCCAGTACAAGAACGGAGAAACACTGAAATATGAGCTTGGCGGCATTCAGACGAATGAAGAAGGAAAGCAGACGCAGTCCCATGTTATCAGTACATTCATTGACAGTATTGCGGAAGACAAAGAGCCTCCAGTGAGCGGGGAAGAGGGACTGAAATCCTTAAGGGTTGTCCTTGCTGCGCTGGAGTCGGGCCAGTCCGGGAAAATAGTGAGATTGCCTTAA